A single Triticum dicoccoides isolate Atlit2015 ecotype Zavitan chromosome 2A, WEW_v2.0, whole genome shotgun sequence DNA region contains:
- the LOC119357284 gene encoding nodulin homeobox-like isoform X1 — protein sequence MIDMISAVQDLSGLTTRELSEMLKESDSFALQSKAQAGGPEQVLISYNLHTYFSHPFTDTSSLQVDMEKLVSSLPLHLLAVSLDIGRGSDLTYVLRAVRFLHCLSELATRHTKLEQVLLDDVKLSEQVMDLIFFLLSVLSHWKKEDHLGASPFIHSSLVAGSLHLMTSYFSSQWHELVHILLAHPKVDIFMDVAFDSLHEDMRLLSVRLSTLGTKAFPVGPFDSQLTYFMCQQCEASLQFLLSLCQQKLFRDSILKNKELCRNGGILSLSFTILKLGVPEWLKGSTDIASSISRQKAKILSILLQLCESESISYLDEVATLPKSMQLGLEVLDLLKIAFGRKQKPAAGSHDKSYPMGSVLISALRLVDVFSDDSNFRSSFITNTIPFLTQILATPHDEFVSSWCSVDLPVMEDDANLDYDPVGAADLALLAASNMLTEAKVNYSCNFRSISMPSIQYAQTRTSCVVKIIANLHVFVPNICEEQERDLFLQKFQKYLLSESPKPSLDHPAADEITIVCTNLGSLSHYAKSLIPGNLLNEEDVQLLSDFSYKLQRWCKSQVGQRISQVAKSDATSEMKVDLQPLQQPQPARASVPDPNMDGPPKDVQNIEESMATPPMRQDGNARDETPRNRATTNGGVLQNSVGQNLIHLGVARTTSAGYPGPSTATSMEVPCCRSVDHFKTPEPTKESCLRDEDERQPSRRGKKRTIMNDGQVNEIENALVDEPEMHKNAASLQTWAEKLSGQGAEITSSQLKNWLNNRKAKLARIAKERGVPYEGEGADKSSTPANSQLGDSSESAGEESYLPPSRVLNALGLSNSKGSSRLVTPDSSEPSTQDMMTSRPFTRSLSFEPGRPVLLIDNEGNEIGRGEIFQVDGRAQGKSLAESHICIIDVTELKVEKWRELPHPSEASGRTFQEAELRHGGVMRVAWDVVRLTPVAT from the exons ATGATAGACATGATTTCTGCTGTCCAAGACCTTAGTGGGCTGACCACTAGGGAACTTAGTGAGATGCTCAAGGAGTCCGACAGCTTCGCCTTGCAGTCCAAGGCGCAAGCCGGAGGTCCAGAGCAGGTGCTTATTAGCTACAATCTTCACACCTATTTCAGCCACCCTTTCACTGACACGTCTTCTCTCCAGGTGGACATGGAGAAGCTTGTGTCATCGCTTCCTCTCCATCTTCTTGCTGTAAGTTTGGATATCGGAAGAGGTTCAGATTTGACATATGTGCTCCGTGCCGTGCGCTTTTTGCATTGTTTGTCTGAGCTAGCAACTCGCCACACCAAGCTCGAGCAG GTTCTTCTGGATGATGTGAAGTTATCTGAACAAGTTATGGACCTGATATTCTTTCTGCTATCCGTTCTGTCCCACTGGAAGAAG GAAGATCATCTCGGCGCTTCTCCCTTCATACATTCATCACTTGTAGCAGGAAGTCTTCATCTGATGACAAGTTACTTCTCATCTCAGTGGCATGAGCTTGTTCATATTCTTCTTGCACATCCAAAG GTTGATATCTTTATGGATGTAGCCTTTGATAGTCTGCACGAAGATATGAGGTTATTGAGTGTCAGGCTATCGACATTGGGCACCAAAGCCTTTCCTGTTGGCCCTTTTGACTCACAACTCACTTACTTCATGTGCCAACAGTGCGAAGCATCATTGCAATTTCTTTTGTCACTGTGCCAGCAGAAGTTATTCCGAGATAGTATTTTAAAAAACAAG GAGCTCTGTAGAAATGGAGGCATACTGTCACTCTCGTTTACGATATTGAAGTTAGGTGTTCCAGAATGGCTGAAAGGATCAACTGATATTGCTTCTTCCATTTCCAGACAGAAGGCTAAAATCCTTTCTATC TTGTTACAACTGTGTGAATCTGAAAGTATTTCTTACCTCGATGAAGTCGCCACTTTGCCAAAGAGCATGCAACTAGGGCTGGAG GTTCTTGATTTGCTGAAGATCGCATTTGGAAGAAAACAAAAACCTGCTGCCGGTTCCCATGATAAGAGTTACCCCATGGGTTCTGTGCTTATCAGTGCATTGCGTCTCGTTGACGTCTTTTCTGATGATTCAAACTTTAGATCTTCCTTCATAACTAATACT ATTCCCTTTCTGACGCAAATTTTGGCGACTCCTCATGATGAGTTTGTCTCAAGTTGGTGCTCTGTCGATCTGCCAGTGATGGAAGATGATGCTAATCTGGATTATGATCCGGTTGGTGCAGCTGACCTGGCACTGTTAGCTGCTTCAAATATGCTGACTGAAGCGAAAGTTAACTATTCATGCAATTTTCGCTCTATCAGCATGCCTTCAATACAATATGCACAGACAAGAACATCCTGTGTGGTGAAAATAATAGCAAATTTGCACGTCTTTGTTCCAAACATATGCGAAG AGCAAGAAAGAGACCTCTTTCTTCAGAAATTTCAGAAATACTTGTTATCAGAGAGTCCCAAGCCATCATTGGACCATCCAGCAGCCGATGAGATCACCATAGTTTGTACAAACTTGG GATCTTTGTCCCATTATGCTAAATCATTAATCCCTGGTAACTTGTTAAATGAGGAAGATGTGCAACTATTAAG TGATTTTTCTTATAAGTTGCAACGTTGGTGTAAATCGCAAGTTGGACAGAGAATATCGCAG GTGGCAAAAAGTGACGCCACATCAGAAATGAAGGTAGACTTGCAACCGTTGCAGCAGCCCCAGCCAGCAAGGGCTAGTGTTCCAGATCCCAATATGGATGGCCCTCCTAAG GATGTGCAAAACATTGAAGAGTCTATGGCGACGCCCCCCATGAGACAAGATGGAAATGCTAGGGATGAGACTCCAAGAAACCGTGCCACTACAAATGGTGGGGTCCTGCAAAATTCAGTCGGTCAGAACCTAATCCATCTTGGCGTTGCGAGAACGACTAGCGCAGGCTATCCGGGTCCCAGTACTGCTACCAGCATGGAGGTCCCATGCTGCAGAAGTGTAGACCATTTCAAAACACCAGAACCTACCAAGGAAAGTTGTCTCCGGGACGAGGATGAGAGGCAGCCTAGTAGGAGAGGAAAGAAGCGAACTATCATGAACGACGGGCAGGTAAATGAAATTGAGAATGCTCTGGTTGATGAGCCCGAGATGCATAAGAATGCCGCTTCCCTTCAGACATGGGCAGAGAAGCTGAGTGGGCAG GGTGCAGAGATCACATCATCGCAACTAAAGAATTG GctgaacaacagaaaagctaagctcGCTCGTATCGCGAAAGAAAGAGGAGTGCCATACGAGGGCGAGGGTGCTGACAAGTCATCTACACCAGCTAATTCTCAGTTGGGTGACTCCTCAGAGAGTGCCGGCGAGGAGAGCTATTTGCCGCCTTCAAGGGTGCTGAATGCTCTAGGCTTATCCAACTCCAAGGGCAGCAGCAGGCTCGTTACCCCAGACTCCAGCGAGCCAAGTACACAAGACATGATGACGAGCCGCCCGTTCACAAGATCATTGTCATTCGAGCCTGGCCGCCCCGTTCTGCTGATTGACAACGAAGGGAATGAAATCGGCAGGGGCGAGATCTTCCAGGTTGATGGCAGGGCCCAAGGGAAGAGCCTGGCGGAGAGCCACATCTGCATCATCGACGTCACCGAGCTCAAGGTTGAGAAATGGAGGGAACTCCCCCACCCTTCCGAGGCGTCGGGAAGAACATTCCAGGAGGCGGAgttgaggcatggcggcgtgatgaGGGTTGCCTGGGATGTTGTCAGGCTCACTCCGGTGGCGACGTAG
- the LOC119357284 gene encoding nodulin homeobox-like isoform X2, translating to MIDMISAVQDLSGLTTRELSEMLKESDSFALQSKAQAGGPEQVDMEKLVSSLPLHLLAVSLDIGRGSDLTYVLRAVRFLHCLSELATRHTKLEQVLLDDVKLSEQVMDLIFFLLSVLSHWKKEDHLGASPFIHSSLVAGSLHLMTSYFSSQWHELVHILLAHPKVDIFMDVAFDSLHEDMRLLSVRLSTLGTKAFPVGPFDSQLTYFMCQQCEASLQFLLSLCQQKLFRDSILKNKELCRNGGILSLSFTILKLGVPEWLKGSTDIASSISRQKAKILSILLQLCESESISYLDEVATLPKSMQLGLEVLDLLKIAFGRKQKPAAGSHDKSYPMGSVLISALRLVDVFSDDSNFRSSFITNTIPFLTQILATPHDEFVSSWCSVDLPVMEDDANLDYDPVGAADLALLAASNMLTEAKVNYSCNFRSISMPSIQYAQTRTSCVVKIIANLHVFVPNICEEQERDLFLQKFQKYLLSESPKPSLDHPAADEITIVCTNLGSLSHYAKSLIPGNLLNEEDVQLLSDFSYKLQRWCKSQVGQRISQVAKSDATSEMKVDLQPLQQPQPARASVPDPNMDGPPKDVQNIEESMATPPMRQDGNARDETPRNRATTNGGVLQNSVGQNLIHLGVARTTSAGYPGPSTATSMEVPCCRSVDHFKTPEPTKESCLRDEDERQPSRRGKKRTIMNDGQVNEIENALVDEPEMHKNAASLQTWAEKLSGQGAEITSSQLKNWLNNRKAKLARIAKERGVPYEGEGADKSSTPANSQLGDSSESAGEESYLPPSRVLNALGLSNSKGSSRLVTPDSSEPSTQDMMTSRPFTRSLSFEPGRPVLLIDNEGNEIGRGEIFQVDGRAQGKSLAESHICIIDVTELKVEKWRELPHPSEASGRTFQEAELRHGGVMRVAWDVVRLTPVAT from the exons ATGATAGACATGATTTCTGCTGTCCAAGACCTTAGTGGGCTGACCACTAGGGAACTTAGTGAGATGCTCAAGGAGTCCGACAGCTTCGCCTTGCAGTCCAAGGCGCAAGCCGGAGGTCCAGAGCAG GTGGACATGGAGAAGCTTGTGTCATCGCTTCCTCTCCATCTTCTTGCTGTAAGTTTGGATATCGGAAGAGGTTCAGATTTGACATATGTGCTCCGTGCCGTGCGCTTTTTGCATTGTTTGTCTGAGCTAGCAACTCGCCACACCAAGCTCGAGCAG GTTCTTCTGGATGATGTGAAGTTATCTGAACAAGTTATGGACCTGATATTCTTTCTGCTATCCGTTCTGTCCCACTGGAAGAAG GAAGATCATCTCGGCGCTTCTCCCTTCATACATTCATCACTTGTAGCAGGAAGTCTTCATCTGATGACAAGTTACTTCTCATCTCAGTGGCATGAGCTTGTTCATATTCTTCTTGCACATCCAAAG GTTGATATCTTTATGGATGTAGCCTTTGATAGTCTGCACGAAGATATGAGGTTATTGAGTGTCAGGCTATCGACATTGGGCACCAAAGCCTTTCCTGTTGGCCCTTTTGACTCACAACTCACTTACTTCATGTGCCAACAGTGCGAAGCATCATTGCAATTTCTTTTGTCACTGTGCCAGCAGAAGTTATTCCGAGATAGTATTTTAAAAAACAAG GAGCTCTGTAGAAATGGAGGCATACTGTCACTCTCGTTTACGATATTGAAGTTAGGTGTTCCAGAATGGCTGAAAGGATCAACTGATATTGCTTCTTCCATTTCCAGACAGAAGGCTAAAATCCTTTCTATC TTGTTACAACTGTGTGAATCTGAAAGTATTTCTTACCTCGATGAAGTCGCCACTTTGCCAAAGAGCATGCAACTAGGGCTGGAG GTTCTTGATTTGCTGAAGATCGCATTTGGAAGAAAACAAAAACCTGCTGCCGGTTCCCATGATAAGAGTTACCCCATGGGTTCTGTGCTTATCAGTGCATTGCGTCTCGTTGACGTCTTTTCTGATGATTCAAACTTTAGATCTTCCTTCATAACTAATACT ATTCCCTTTCTGACGCAAATTTTGGCGACTCCTCATGATGAGTTTGTCTCAAGTTGGTGCTCTGTCGATCTGCCAGTGATGGAAGATGATGCTAATCTGGATTATGATCCGGTTGGTGCAGCTGACCTGGCACTGTTAGCTGCTTCAAATATGCTGACTGAAGCGAAAGTTAACTATTCATGCAATTTTCGCTCTATCAGCATGCCTTCAATACAATATGCACAGACAAGAACATCCTGTGTGGTGAAAATAATAGCAAATTTGCACGTCTTTGTTCCAAACATATGCGAAG AGCAAGAAAGAGACCTCTTTCTTCAGAAATTTCAGAAATACTTGTTATCAGAGAGTCCCAAGCCATCATTGGACCATCCAGCAGCCGATGAGATCACCATAGTTTGTACAAACTTGG GATCTTTGTCCCATTATGCTAAATCATTAATCCCTGGTAACTTGTTAAATGAGGAAGATGTGCAACTATTAAG TGATTTTTCTTATAAGTTGCAACGTTGGTGTAAATCGCAAGTTGGACAGAGAATATCGCAG GTGGCAAAAAGTGACGCCACATCAGAAATGAAGGTAGACTTGCAACCGTTGCAGCAGCCCCAGCCAGCAAGGGCTAGTGTTCCAGATCCCAATATGGATGGCCCTCCTAAG GATGTGCAAAACATTGAAGAGTCTATGGCGACGCCCCCCATGAGACAAGATGGAAATGCTAGGGATGAGACTCCAAGAAACCGTGCCACTACAAATGGTGGGGTCCTGCAAAATTCAGTCGGTCAGAACCTAATCCATCTTGGCGTTGCGAGAACGACTAGCGCAGGCTATCCGGGTCCCAGTACTGCTACCAGCATGGAGGTCCCATGCTGCAGAAGTGTAGACCATTTCAAAACACCAGAACCTACCAAGGAAAGTTGTCTCCGGGACGAGGATGAGAGGCAGCCTAGTAGGAGAGGAAAGAAGCGAACTATCATGAACGACGGGCAGGTAAATGAAATTGAGAATGCTCTGGTTGATGAGCCCGAGATGCATAAGAATGCCGCTTCCCTTCAGACATGGGCAGAGAAGCTGAGTGGGCAG GGTGCAGAGATCACATCATCGCAACTAAAGAATTG GctgaacaacagaaaagctaagctcGCTCGTATCGCGAAAGAAAGAGGAGTGCCATACGAGGGCGAGGGTGCTGACAAGTCATCTACACCAGCTAATTCTCAGTTGGGTGACTCCTCAGAGAGTGCCGGCGAGGAGAGCTATTTGCCGCCTTCAAGGGTGCTGAATGCTCTAGGCTTATCCAACTCCAAGGGCAGCAGCAGGCTCGTTACCCCAGACTCCAGCGAGCCAAGTACACAAGACATGATGACGAGCCGCCCGTTCACAAGATCATTGTCATTCGAGCCTGGCCGCCCCGTTCTGCTGATTGACAACGAAGGGAATGAAATCGGCAGGGGCGAGATCTTCCAGGTTGATGGCAGGGCCCAAGGGAAGAGCCTGGCGGAGAGCCACATCTGCATCATCGACGTCACCGAGCTCAAGGTTGAGAAATGGAGGGAACTCCCCCACCCTTCCGAGGCGTCGGGAAGAACATTCCAGGAGGCGGAgttgaggcatggcggcgtgatgaGGGTTGCCTGGGATGTTGTCAGGCTCACTCCGGTGGCGACGTAG
- the LOC119357284 gene encoding nodulin homeobox-like isoform X3 has product MTSYFSSQWHELVHILLAHPKVDIFMDVAFDSLHEDMRLLSVRLSTLGTKAFPVGPFDSQLTYFMCQQCEASLQFLLSLCQQKLFRDSILKNKELCRNGGILSLSFTILKLGVPEWLKGSTDIASSISRQKAKILSILLQLCESESISYLDEVATLPKSMQLGLEVLDLLKIAFGRKQKPAAGSHDKSYPMGSVLISALRLVDVFSDDSNFRSSFITNTIPFLTQILATPHDEFVSSWCSVDLPVMEDDANLDYDPVGAADLALLAASNMLTEAKVNYSCNFRSISMPSIQYAQTRTSCVVKIIANLHVFVPNICEEQERDLFLQKFQKYLLSESPKPSLDHPAADEITIVCTNLGSLSHYAKSLIPGNLLNEEDVQLLSDFSYKLQRWCKSQVGQRISQVAKSDATSEMKVDLQPLQQPQPARASVPDPNMDGPPKDVQNIEESMATPPMRQDGNARDETPRNRATTNGGVLQNSVGQNLIHLGVARTTSAGYPGPSTATSMEVPCCRSVDHFKTPEPTKESCLRDEDERQPSRRGKKRTIMNDGQVNEIENALVDEPEMHKNAASLQTWAEKLSGQGAEITSSQLKNWLNNRKAKLARIAKERGVPYEGEGADKSSTPANSQLGDSSESAGEESYLPPSRVLNALGLSNSKGSSRLVTPDSSEPSTQDMMTSRPFTRSLSFEPGRPVLLIDNEGNEIGRGEIFQVDGRAQGKSLAESHICIIDVTELKVEKWRELPHPSEASGRTFQEAELRHGGVMRVAWDVVRLTPVAT; this is encoded by the exons ATGACAAGTTACTTCTCATCTCAGTGGCATGAGCTTGTTCATATTCTTCTTGCACATCCAAAG GTTGATATCTTTATGGATGTAGCCTTTGATAGTCTGCACGAAGATATGAGGTTATTGAGTGTCAGGCTATCGACATTGGGCACCAAAGCCTTTCCTGTTGGCCCTTTTGACTCACAACTCACTTACTTCATGTGCCAACAGTGCGAAGCATCATTGCAATTTCTTTTGTCACTGTGCCAGCAGAAGTTATTCCGAGATAGTATTTTAAAAAACAAG GAGCTCTGTAGAAATGGAGGCATACTGTCACTCTCGTTTACGATATTGAAGTTAGGTGTTCCAGAATGGCTGAAAGGATCAACTGATATTGCTTCTTCCATTTCCAGACAGAAGGCTAAAATCCTTTCTATC TTGTTACAACTGTGTGAATCTGAAAGTATTTCTTACCTCGATGAAGTCGCCACTTTGCCAAAGAGCATGCAACTAGGGCTGGAG GTTCTTGATTTGCTGAAGATCGCATTTGGAAGAAAACAAAAACCTGCTGCCGGTTCCCATGATAAGAGTTACCCCATGGGTTCTGTGCTTATCAGTGCATTGCGTCTCGTTGACGTCTTTTCTGATGATTCAAACTTTAGATCTTCCTTCATAACTAATACT ATTCCCTTTCTGACGCAAATTTTGGCGACTCCTCATGATGAGTTTGTCTCAAGTTGGTGCTCTGTCGATCTGCCAGTGATGGAAGATGATGCTAATCTGGATTATGATCCGGTTGGTGCAGCTGACCTGGCACTGTTAGCTGCTTCAAATATGCTGACTGAAGCGAAAGTTAACTATTCATGCAATTTTCGCTCTATCAGCATGCCTTCAATACAATATGCACAGACAAGAACATCCTGTGTGGTGAAAATAATAGCAAATTTGCACGTCTTTGTTCCAAACATATGCGAAG AGCAAGAAAGAGACCTCTTTCTTCAGAAATTTCAGAAATACTTGTTATCAGAGAGTCCCAAGCCATCATTGGACCATCCAGCAGCCGATGAGATCACCATAGTTTGTACAAACTTGG GATCTTTGTCCCATTATGCTAAATCATTAATCCCTGGTAACTTGTTAAATGAGGAAGATGTGCAACTATTAAG TGATTTTTCTTATAAGTTGCAACGTTGGTGTAAATCGCAAGTTGGACAGAGAATATCGCAG GTGGCAAAAAGTGACGCCACATCAGAAATGAAGGTAGACTTGCAACCGTTGCAGCAGCCCCAGCCAGCAAGGGCTAGTGTTCCAGATCCCAATATGGATGGCCCTCCTAAG GATGTGCAAAACATTGAAGAGTCTATGGCGACGCCCCCCATGAGACAAGATGGAAATGCTAGGGATGAGACTCCAAGAAACCGTGCCACTACAAATGGTGGGGTCCTGCAAAATTCAGTCGGTCAGAACCTAATCCATCTTGGCGTTGCGAGAACGACTAGCGCAGGCTATCCGGGTCCCAGTACTGCTACCAGCATGGAGGTCCCATGCTGCAGAAGTGTAGACCATTTCAAAACACCAGAACCTACCAAGGAAAGTTGTCTCCGGGACGAGGATGAGAGGCAGCCTAGTAGGAGAGGAAAGAAGCGAACTATCATGAACGACGGGCAGGTAAATGAAATTGAGAATGCTCTGGTTGATGAGCCCGAGATGCATAAGAATGCCGCTTCCCTTCAGACATGGGCAGAGAAGCTGAGTGGGCAG GGTGCAGAGATCACATCATCGCAACTAAAGAATTG GctgaacaacagaaaagctaagctcGCTCGTATCGCGAAAGAAAGAGGAGTGCCATACGAGGGCGAGGGTGCTGACAAGTCATCTACACCAGCTAATTCTCAGTTGGGTGACTCCTCAGAGAGTGCCGGCGAGGAGAGCTATTTGCCGCCTTCAAGGGTGCTGAATGCTCTAGGCTTATCCAACTCCAAGGGCAGCAGCAGGCTCGTTACCCCAGACTCCAGCGAGCCAAGTACACAAGACATGATGACGAGCCGCCCGTTCACAAGATCATTGTCATTCGAGCCTGGCCGCCCCGTTCTGCTGATTGACAACGAAGGGAATGAAATCGGCAGGGGCGAGATCTTCCAGGTTGATGGCAGGGCCCAAGGGAAGAGCCTGGCGGAGAGCCACATCTGCATCATCGACGTCACCGAGCTCAAGGTTGAGAAATGGAGGGAACTCCCCCACCCTTCCGAGGCGTCGGGAAGAACATTCCAGGAGGCGGAgttgaggcatggcggcgtgatgaGGGTTGCCTGGGATGTTGTCAGGCTCACTCCGGTGGCGACGTAG
- the LOC119357284 gene encoding nodulin homeobox-like isoform X4, with protein MIDMISAVQDLSGLTTRELSEMLKESDSFALQSKAQAGGPEQVLISYNLHTYFSHPFTDTSSLQVDMEKLVSSLPLHLLAVSLDIGRGSDLTYVLRAVRFLHCLSELATRHTKLEQVLLDDVKLSEQVMDLIFFLLSVLSHWKKEDHLGASPFIHSSLVAGSLHLMTSYFSSQWHELVHILLAHPKVDIFMDVAFDSLHEDMRLLSVRLSTLGTKAFPVGPFDSQLTYFMCQQCEASLQFLLSLCQQKLFRDSILKNKELCRNGGILSLSFTILKLGVPEWLKGSTDIASSISRQKAKILSILLQLCESESISYLDEVATLPKSMQLGLEVLDLLKIAFGRKQKPAAGSHDKSYPMGSVLISALRLVDVFSDDSNFRSSFITNTIPFLTQILATPHDEFVSSWCSVDLPVMEDDANLDYDPVGAADLALLAASNMLTEAKVNYSCNFRSISMPSIQYAQTRTSCVVKIIANLHVFVPNICEEQERDLFLQKFQKYLLSESPKPSLDHPAADEITIVCTNLGSLSHYAKSLIPGNLLNEEDVQLLSDFSYKLQRWCKSQVGQRISQVAKSDATSEMKVDLQPLQQPQPARASVPDPNMDGPPKDVQNIEESMATPPMRQDGNARDETPRNRATTNGGVLQNSVGQNLIHLGVARTTSAGYPGPSTATSMEVPCCRSVDHFKTPEPTKESCLRDEDERQPSRRGKKRTIMNDGQVNEIENALVDEPEMHKNAASLQTWAEKLSGQGAEITSSQLKNW; from the exons ATGATAGACATGATTTCTGCTGTCCAAGACCTTAGTGGGCTGACCACTAGGGAACTTAGTGAGATGCTCAAGGAGTCCGACAGCTTCGCCTTGCAGTCCAAGGCGCAAGCCGGAGGTCCAGAGCAGGTGCTTATTAGCTACAATCTTCACACCTATTTCAGCCACCCTTTCACTGACACGTCTTCTCTCCAGGTGGACATGGAGAAGCTTGTGTCATCGCTTCCTCTCCATCTTCTTGCTGTAAGTTTGGATATCGGAAGAGGTTCAGATTTGACATATGTGCTCCGTGCCGTGCGCTTTTTGCATTGTTTGTCTGAGCTAGCAACTCGCCACACCAAGCTCGAGCAG GTTCTTCTGGATGATGTGAAGTTATCTGAACAAGTTATGGACCTGATATTCTTTCTGCTATCCGTTCTGTCCCACTGGAAGAAG GAAGATCATCTCGGCGCTTCTCCCTTCATACATTCATCACTTGTAGCAGGAAGTCTTCATCTGATGACAAGTTACTTCTCATCTCAGTGGCATGAGCTTGTTCATATTCTTCTTGCACATCCAAAG GTTGATATCTTTATGGATGTAGCCTTTGATAGTCTGCACGAAGATATGAGGTTATTGAGTGTCAGGCTATCGACATTGGGCACCAAAGCCTTTCCTGTTGGCCCTTTTGACTCACAACTCACTTACTTCATGTGCCAACAGTGCGAAGCATCATTGCAATTTCTTTTGTCACTGTGCCAGCAGAAGTTATTCCGAGATAGTATTTTAAAAAACAAG GAGCTCTGTAGAAATGGAGGCATACTGTCACTCTCGTTTACGATATTGAAGTTAGGTGTTCCAGAATGGCTGAAAGGATCAACTGATATTGCTTCTTCCATTTCCAGACAGAAGGCTAAAATCCTTTCTATC TTGTTACAACTGTGTGAATCTGAAAGTATTTCTTACCTCGATGAAGTCGCCACTTTGCCAAAGAGCATGCAACTAGGGCTGGAG GTTCTTGATTTGCTGAAGATCGCATTTGGAAGAAAACAAAAACCTGCTGCCGGTTCCCATGATAAGAGTTACCCCATGGGTTCTGTGCTTATCAGTGCATTGCGTCTCGTTGACGTCTTTTCTGATGATTCAAACTTTAGATCTTCCTTCATAACTAATACT ATTCCCTTTCTGACGCAAATTTTGGCGACTCCTCATGATGAGTTTGTCTCAAGTTGGTGCTCTGTCGATCTGCCAGTGATGGAAGATGATGCTAATCTGGATTATGATCCGGTTGGTGCAGCTGACCTGGCACTGTTAGCTGCTTCAAATATGCTGACTGAAGCGAAAGTTAACTATTCATGCAATTTTCGCTCTATCAGCATGCCTTCAATACAATATGCACAGACAAGAACATCCTGTGTGGTGAAAATAATAGCAAATTTGCACGTCTTTGTTCCAAACATATGCGAAG AGCAAGAAAGAGACCTCTTTCTTCAGAAATTTCAGAAATACTTGTTATCAGAGAGTCCCAAGCCATCATTGGACCATCCAGCAGCCGATGAGATCACCATAGTTTGTACAAACTTGG GATCTTTGTCCCATTATGCTAAATCATTAATCCCTGGTAACTTGTTAAATGAGGAAGATGTGCAACTATTAAG TGATTTTTCTTATAAGTTGCAACGTTGGTGTAAATCGCAAGTTGGACAGAGAATATCGCAG GTGGCAAAAAGTGACGCCACATCAGAAATGAAGGTAGACTTGCAACCGTTGCAGCAGCCCCAGCCAGCAAGGGCTAGTGTTCCAGATCCCAATATGGATGGCCCTCCTAAG GATGTGCAAAACATTGAAGAGTCTATGGCGACGCCCCCCATGAGACAAGATGGAAATGCTAGGGATGAGACTCCAAGAAACCGTGCCACTACAAATGGTGGGGTCCTGCAAAATTCAGTCGGTCAGAACCTAATCCATCTTGGCGTTGCGAGAACGACTAGCGCAGGCTATCCGGGTCCCAGTACTGCTACCAGCATGGAGGTCCCATGCTGCAGAAGTGTAGACCATTTCAAAACACCAGAACCTACCAAGGAAAGTTGTCTCCGGGACGAGGATGAGAGGCAGCCTAGTAGGAGAGGAAAGAAGCGAACTATCATGAACGACGGGCAGGTAAATGAAATTGAGAATGCTCTGGTTGATGAGCCCGAGATGCATAAGAATGCCGCTTCCCTTCAGACATGGGCAGAGAAGCTGAGTGGGCAG GGTGCAGAGATCACATCATCGCAACTAAAGAATTGGTAA